A DNA window from Leptolyngbya sp. KIOST-1 contains the following coding sequences:
- a CDS encoding ABC transporter substrate-binding protein — protein sequence MKTSLCACCGLNRRDFLKLASLFSGSAALSALAGGCGPQATTPDSTAENASGTETAAAGDLSQPVKIGYLPILDASPLLVAHANQLYEAEGLTTEQPILFRSWADIVEAFLARQVNVVHLLSPITVWLRYGAQQVPGKVVAWNHVDGSALTVRPDINEVSDLGGQVIAVPFWYSIHNVVLQQLLGQAGLTVVTRSTGAALQPNEVNLVVMPPPEMVSALANQSIAGYIVAEPFNAAGEASGNGKVLRFTGDVWKNHACCVVFLHEDDLNQRPAWAQGVVNAVVKSQLWIRDHRAETATLLSKDGGPYTPHPEAVLQKVLTGFDADTYAQQGAVKHADWDSQRIDFQPYPFPSYTEELVRLLQQTQVEGDNSFLQGLQPAEVARDLVDDSFVRNALQAVGGPQVFGLPDSLQRSETFQIARLGRSPLA from the coding sequence ATGAAAACCTCCCTCTGCGCCTGCTGCGGCCTCAACCGCCGCGATTTTCTCAAACTCGCCTCCCTGTTTTCCGGCTCCGCCGCCCTCAGCGCCCTGGCCGGTGGCTGCGGCCCCCAGGCGACAACCCCCGACTCCACCGCCGAAAACGCCTCAGGAACCGAGACCGCCGCCGCTGGGGATCTCAGCCAGCCCGTCAAAATTGGCTATCTGCCCATTCTCGACGCCTCGCCCCTGCTGGTGGCCCACGCCAACCAGCTCTACGAAGCAGAGGGCCTCACCACCGAGCAGCCCATTCTGTTTCGCTCCTGGGCCGACATTGTGGAGGCCTTTCTGGCCCGCCAGGTCAACGTGGTGCACCTGCTCAGCCCGATTACCGTGTGGCTGCGCTACGGTGCCCAACAGGTGCCGGGCAAAGTCGTCGCCTGGAACCACGTGGACGGCTCGGCCCTGACGGTGCGGCCCGACATCAACGAGGTCAGCGACCTGGGGGGCCAGGTGATCGCCGTGCCCTTCTGGTACTCCATTCACAATGTGGTGCTGCAACAACTGCTGGGGCAGGCGGGCCTCACGGTGGTGACCCGCTCGACCGGCGCAGCCCTTCAGCCCAACGAGGTGAACCTGGTGGTGATGCCGCCCCCCGAGATGGTGTCGGCCCTGGCGAACCAGAGCATTGCGGGCTACATCGTGGCCGAGCCCTTCAATGCCGCCGGGGAAGCCTCGGGCAATGGCAAGGTGCTGCGCTTTACCGGCGACGTGTGGAAAAACCACGCCTGCTGCGTCGTCTTTTTGCACGAAGACGACCTCAACCAGCGCCCCGCCTGGGCCCAGGGTGTGGTCAATGCCGTGGTCAAGTCCCAGCTGTGGATTCGCGACCACCGGGCCGAGACCGCCACACTGCTCTCCAAAGACGGCGGCCCCTACACCCCCCACCCCGAAGCGGTGCTGCAAAAGGTGCTCACCGGCTTCGACGCCGACACCTACGCCCAGCAGGGGGCGGTCAAACACGCCGACTGGGACTCCCAGCGGATCGATTTTCAACCCTACCCCTTCCCCTCCTACACCGAAGAACTGGTGCGCCTGCTCCAGCAGACCCAGGTGGAAGGCGACAACAGCTTTTTGCAAGGTCTCCAGCCCGCCGAAGTGGCCCGCGACCTGGTGGATGACTCCTTCGTCAGGAACGCCCTCCAGGCGGTCGGCGGCCCTCAGGTCTTTGGCCTGCCCGACTCGCTGCAGCGCAGCGAAACCTTCCAGATCGCCCGGTTGGGGCGTTCGCCCCTGGCCTAG